A segment of the Triticum urartu cultivar G1812 chromosome 1, Tu2.1, whole genome shotgun sequence genome:
AAGTGCGCACTGAAGGCAAGTCCTATAAAGAGAATCATTACTCATTGCGCCCTTGCTCGTCCAGCCTATGTACGCGGATGCTAGAGGTGAGAGGTGCATATATCTTGCAATAAGCTATTGCATGTTATTTGTTTGGTTTTCCAGTTGgtttttgttttcattttttacGGTTTTATGTTTATTATTTTCTCTTATGGGTTTTTTACTTCcatttttcttttttccttttcttaaTTACACGATGAATATTTTATTAATACGGACTGAACATATTGTATTGAAAAGTGTCTTTTCGAATATATGATGACATTTTTATATTATATGGAGGATTTTTTTATGGTACGATGAAATTTTTTCTAATATACAATGTGAACATTTTCTAATACAAACTAAAAACAAATCTATGGTGATTTTTAAACACATGTGGAACAAATATTTAATACACACATTACCTTTAAAAATACACTGAATATTCTTTtagaaagaaaaaaggaaaaacccGAAGAGAAACATCCAACAGCCAGTTttccaaaagaaaaaaaaaggaaaatcGTTCAAGTGAGCCATCGCCAGAACAGGCAGGCCCATTACTCAGCCTATTGGCGCATACATACGTCCAATAGGCGGTCACTGTGCGAAAAATGCCAACGAAGGCCGAGCTGAGCTCGTTTTCAAATTTTATTTTTTCGGTGCACGAAAGTTTCCAAATTTATTTGTCAACACACGTGCAGATTACGTATGTGCAAAATTTTGCAGCATTATAATTTTACATGTGGCTTACAGAAAAAGACAAATATGCATTTTTAAATGGGCCTTTCATTTTTGTTATTGGGCTAGAATTTTGTTTTTTTGTACAGCCTACAAATCACAACACTTTTTGACGAAATTTAACACGTTCTTGTGGAATACTTACATGTTTCCATGGATATATTTTTTCAGAATTGTTTCAAACTTTTAAATATGcctttttcatattttcaaaaTACCGAGCTCACTAGAGCTCGACCTCCAAAAATCTGCACTCGTCACTGTGGCCATATCTTGCCTCGCTAATCAACAACCCTAACCTGAGCACCCCAATTTCTCAATCTTTTTGTTTTCCTACTAAGAATACAGGTTTGATTCTCAACTTTTATAGCATTCAATAGAATTTAATCCATAATTTTGTTAATTTATATCGTTGATATGTGAAAAGGAAGAATAATTTTGAGTTTCATCATTGTTAGTGTGAACTTTGGATTTTTAATAGTGTGTGCTTTGTGTCTCACATTGTCATATCATCGAAAGAGCCACCGATACCAACTCTGGTTAGATTGGAGCGATTTTTTTTTGGCAAAAATGATTCGAACAAAGTTGTGTGTACATTTAGGGTTGTAAATTTGAATTCTCCAGAAGATGTGAAAAGCTTAATTCCCAAGATTATTAATCTAGTGATCATTCAGCTTTGCATTGTATTTTGGGCCATCCTTTTATATGTTGGACCTCAAGAAAGTTGCCAACAGTCTCCTTCCGTTCCAGTGAAGAAGAAGAATATAAGACCCGTGTAAATAATGCTGCTGAAGTAACTTAAATTCAGTCACTTCTTAAGGAGGTGATATCCTACTTCCCAAGTGTCGATGTTGTGGTGTGATAACCTAGGTGATGGTTCACACTGACAACACACAACACACAATGAATTCGATTTTATTTTCCTGAGAGAAGATTGCACTCAAAGCTCTCGATGTTTGGTTCATATCTTCTAATGAACATGTTGCCAACTCTTTTACCAAACCAGCCACAAAGCTGATGCTACGACGTCGGAGATGCAATCTCCCTTGCCCACCACGGACAAAGGGGGGAGCTAGAAGCACTTATATGTATTGTATTATCGTGTATTTATAGTTCATAATTTTTTGTATGCTTAGTGGATATAGTTGTTGATAAGATGGATTTGGTGCATTAGTTTATGATTACTGTATTCAGTCATATGATTGGTGGATACTCTTTATAGTTTTTATATGATTAGTGGATATAGTTTCTTTTGTATAATTAATGGATATAGTTGTTGATAGGATGGATTCACTGTATATATTTCTCGATATAAATGATTTTGTAGATATGACAGATTTAATTCAGTGTATATATTTATGGGTTTTGTGAATATAATGGTTAGTGGACATAATATTACATAATATAACTCTTAATGTTTAAATTTTGCTTTAAATATATACCAAATATTTAGATTTAATCACTTATAAGTGTATAACATGAACTAATTACTTTTTTTACATTTGACGCTTGTGGAGGGATAGTACTGGCTCTCATTCGTCACCTAGACTATCATTTCCTACTAAACAAAACAATCATGCGAGGGTCCACAATCAATAGGTTCAATGAGGTTATGACTTCACTAGATAATGATAGGATGAGTGCACTTCACCGTTTATCACTAGAAGCGTGTCAAGAATCAACGCATGGACATCATTAAAGAGATCATGGGATACTTCCGCTTAAAAGATGAACACGAGAAGCCTGCCGAACGAGCAACTATATTTTGACTACTTCAAATGCGTTCAAGTAGTGGATCGAAGAATACATTGGTGACGAAGTAACATTGATCTATATTTTTTGCCCTTTGGCCAATGCCCATATATTAAGGACGAAGTGTTGGATGAATTCGTGCGCTAGAAGACCACCAAGGAATTCCAAGTGAAAATATTGGCACATAAGGAACTCGCCAACTAAACATGCACTCAACCATTTGCATACTATAGGGTATGCCGACATGGCCAACATTAGCGGAGCTTGGCCCAAGTAGTTGGGCAGGCCGACTGGAGGAAATAAGTATTGTCCTTGTTTTTTCATGGCCCAAAAGTAGGTGTACAATTAAAAAAACATGGGCTGGGCGGGCCACGATCCACTCGGCCTTGCTCTAGCTCCGCCACTCATGGCcaaaaaatgggaacaagagaaCAAGGAGGCAACAACCTCCAAATAAACCCCAAAAATTACATACAACATATTTGAGGGGACGAGATGCTGAGCGAGACCAAGGGCCTCTGAAGCCTCCTCGATTACAGAAACATGCTTGATTTTAGTAACCACGTGAATGGCGAGGCCCACAATCACTTGACGAGATGCCAAGAAATTCGCTAATTGCTTTCGAATTTCTTTCCCATGCTATGTTTGCATGTCAATGTCTTGCTTTTAAGGTGGACCTCGATGAAGCAGCTAAGGCTAGCTAGCCACTTCAAAGGAGATGTGTTCTAAGAGGGCTTGGGAAACCTTAAGTACCTAGGTTTTACGAGGGGCAGAAGAGGCATAGCTCTATGGATATGCCCGTGATGAGACTTTGTCGAGAAGTTCGAATGACAGAGAGGTAAGAAAAAATTGACAAAGAAGAAAAATAGATACCATGAAAGCCTTAAGAGAAGATCTCGGTGAATCACAACCATCCACGCTAGCCCCTATGATGACGTGGAAGTTGCTTGGGTCCTAGTCCATCCTTCAAAGGGAGGTTCGGTTGTCCACAATATTTTTCTTGGCACTTATTATGTTGAAGAAATTACCACTCTCGGCTAGACGAGAGGCGAATTTATCTAGTGGCTGCAATGAGATGTCCTCCTTGGGAGACGATTTGTAGCATGGGCGTGTGGGAGCATGCATGTAGCCACATGATTGTGTCAAGATTCAGAAACTTGTTTTGTTATTAGAGTCCAATTACTCCATGCATGCAGTTTTTTGTACAACATTTGGCGGAGAGTTACCCGCAAAAAAAACATTTGGCAGAGAGTGCATGCTCTGCTCACCCCACCTCCCTTGCTTTTCCCTTTTGACTTCTAAATTTGAATTTATCATATCTTTTGAATCGAAAATCCAATTTATATTTTGTTTGCATAATCATGTTACTTGTTACGAGGGTTTTGAAGCAAACCCACTTTTGAATACATTTAGACAAGTTTTGAAACTTCACCAAGTTTGAACTACTAAAACTTGACATTTTGACAAGTTTTGAAACTTCGAGCCGAGGCTACTGAGATTGCAAATCATTCTAGTCTGTTCTGTCGCAAGAATTGACTGTTCAGGTAGGTATTTCCCCAGTTGGTTTCTCAACCACCTCCAATAATACGAGTAGTAGCTCTGGTTTGCTAGAGACAGTAGACAAAACCGCCTGAGGATTGTGTACCAAAACCACCACAAAACCCCGTTTTGTACTAGTGATAGTTTACATGGTTTGAAGTTGTGGATTCAAACTACATGGTTTGCAGGGACATTACTTGCATGATAGGAGAACTTGGTTAATTAATTTCTGATTGTAAGCATGTTCTTAGATTTTCTAACTTTGTAGTACAAACTGAGTTACTATTTTTGTCTGATTTATTCATTTATTGGTTTACCATAATTATTTCCAAATTATGCCTGGTAAAATGTAAAGTGAATGTATATACTAAATTGATTGGATTGTAAATTTTATGTGATATTTGCAAACTGAAGGGCACTGCACTCGCCTTTTTGCAGTTGATGCCAAAAACTTATCTGTTTCTTTTCTACTTGCCGATGCATTTTGCTAGAACATTTGCTATATTTTATGAAATTCCTTCATAAATATCCCTTAATCTTTATGCTGCAACCACAGATATATTTCTTGCAAATGATCAATTATATCCAACACATATTTTGCAGACAGGTGTTGGGTCCTCTGATGGATATGCTGGGAATATCGTCAGAATGAACTTGTATGACAACTTGACAAGAAAGAAACACCTTTTCCTCAAACTTCCAGGTTTATCGTTTGAATATATCGAATTTGAATGTGTTGTCAAGGATTTGAGGGTGAGAGATGCAATCCACCTGTTTCCAGAATGATAAAGATATTCACATACATGTTTCATGGAATAAGTCAACTTCAACTTTGCATCgctggaacttattttgtaggagTCAACGCATATGATATGGAGAATATGCAGGTGACTACTTCAAGTTTGCCTTGATAATGAATGTGCTCGTTTTGCTGACTTGACTGTCATAACCTCCTGATAAATATGCGTTGATGGATTTTTGGTTACTAGTACTAATCAAGTGTACTACCCACCTCAACAGTCAGTCGAGCAGAACTGACTGTTGAGGTCATGGGTACCTTTAATCTTGCATGTTCGCCGCTGGCATTCTTTGCgcccatgaaaccacgcaaggaTTAAAGCATGCATcgtcgaccaccagtgcttggTCTGCCCCAACGCACTAGACAGAAACAAAAGCAGCTTTGATCCCATGATGCCCAGTGAGTGCTCCTAAAACTGTCAGGTCCAAATCTCGCAGCCCCACACGCAGTTCCCTGATCACACCCAACCATCTCTTTAGCTACACCCAAAGATGAATGGATCACAGGAGGAGGGGGTGGCAAAGCAAATTAAAGGAAAACCAAAAGCACGGCCATGGCTTTGCCGTCGCCAACCAGTGTGTCTAATTAGTGTCTGCTCGCCCGTAAAGACGACATCCGATCGAATACTTTGTGTGTATGCTCGTAGTGGTGCTCTGGCTTTATGCTCCACTACTGGTACTGGCTCCTGACCACAGTGTGCTTGCCTGCTACTTTCTACCTGGGCATCATCAGCAGCACTATCTCCACTCAAATCAGGTTTTGAAATTCTCCTTGCTGTCTCGCAGTTTCTGTTCCGTCACGCGACCGAGGAGCGTCGGGTCGATGGATTTACCTTTCAGCTGTTCCTCTGGCATGGAGATGGAATATGCTAACCGACTGAAAGCATGGTGACAGAGAGAGGACATGCCTGAGCACTGCCCATTGTCTAGCCCTATGTATGTGATCCACGCACACACCCTGAACAATGCAGTACACTGTCCCACTGCTGTTACCCTCATCTCAGCCTACTTGCCATTTTTAACACTCAAAGGTGGTTTGCTTTTCTTTGGAACCATGTCAATGGTTTGCTTTTTATCTCGTATGATTCCCCGGTTCATCGGTCACGACAAAAATGTTGGCCCGAGAAACGGCGTCAAGGATCGATTTACCTTTCCTGCAAGCCAAAGATGAATTGCCTGCTTGGGTGTGTAGAGCCGATTTAGGGTGTGTCATGGTGGTGGATTTCTGAAAGAGATGCATGCTAGGCTTGCTGGATCTGAGGAGAAACTTGGTGCGCTATGCTTTCAGCACATGGTATGCTCCTAAAGGCCCTAGAGTTAAGTTACCACAAGTAGCAACGTGCATGTTGATGGATGAAAGCCGATCGGTATCTGATTCTGAACCCGGGAATCCGTCCTGCAAATACGACCGGCTTTTAGTCATGCAACCACCGGTGGCAGTGGCACTAACCAGAGCCAGAGACCACTTAATTAGCTTAGCCAGTCCCCTAAAACACGCGGCAAAGCAGCGCcagaaaaaggaaagaaaaacagTGCAGAACACACCTAGTTTTTAACCAAAAGAAGCCATTTGGCATGGTGCACTTGTCAGCCACTGCCTGGTAATAACCACCACCGTACCAGAACTGAAAATGAGCAAGCGACCACGGTGACCAACCGCCCTGAAAACTCCATACGGAACCTGCCGGCCCTCCACTTTTGCCCCAGTCAAAACAAATGAAAAATATCGAAATTCCTACATCATCCCTTTGGAACTTGCTCAGAGGCAGTGAGTGGGATTCGCATTATTTGTCGCGCCACGCGTAAGGCATTGCCTAACTACCCAGTTATATATTCTGCTTTCTAGGTGGAAGAAGAGGCCTCTGCTTCACCTTCACCTCGAGCGTCTGACGCTGGTTCACGCCTTCCATGCGTTACTACTGAGGGAGGGAGAGCGCATGCATCGCGTGAGTAACCCGGAGATGGGGATGCCCCGGAGATCCGCCTCCCTCTTCGCCCTCGCCTTCTTCGCCCTGCTGCTCTCCACTTCCCTGGCAGGTTCGTGTGACTGTCTTGTCCTTCGTTCTAGATAGCCAGTAAATCCCTTTTGGACGAAGAATCTAAGAAGTTCTTGATCTGGTTTCCTGCTGCTTCAAACCCTTGCATCTACATGTGATGTAGAGTATAGTGCAGTGCAGTTCCTGCCTAGGTCCTAGCGCACATGGCCACGACATGTATTTtttgttttcttactgttacaaATGCATCAAGAGATTGAAGGGAACAAGCTAGATGTCGAGCTGCGGCTTAATTAATTAGGTGATCCACGCATGCTGTGCCTGTGGGTCTGGGTCATGAGAAAACAGATGCACTTTCTTCTGGGTTCTTAGTTTTTTTACAAGGTTTGATGGATGATTCTGCTGTTTTCAGGGAGACAGCGGCCGAGCTTCATTGTAGATCAGGAGGAGTCTCTTGGTCAGCAAGGAGAGGCCCAGGACGAAGCAGCTATGGCACAGCCTGTGCACTCCCGGATGCTCAAGGACGTCACCACCAGTGACTACGGCACCTACGACCCAACCCCGTCCATGCAGAAGCCCCACTTCAAGCTCATACCCAACTGATCGAACACCCTGGCTATACGTGATATGATCCATCTATATATCTACGTCCATGTGAATGTATATGTAGATATATTGATCGAGGTATTTTAAACTAGTCTGGCTAATGTGATAACTGATAAGAGCATTTGTAAGTTTTTCTAGACGTGAGGTGAGTACGTGACAAAGAACTTAATTAGTTGCTTGACCTATTCATACACTATACTTCGAGTATATACACATATTTGCAAGTATCTTTGCTTGTGTCATTTTTACCATACTCTAGGTCACATGATGATTTATAAACTTTGATAACTCCTAATTTATACGTTATATATATACTTCTTTGTTTTCGAGGGGGGAATGGAAGTTAAATAGTGTCCGATCTCCACATCTAGATGCACACGATTATAATCTTTCTGTCTATCTATGTTGGGAAATTAGCGCACAAGCACATTTACTGTTCTCTGAAACACTATGCTGGAATTAAAGTGTAATTTGCAGCACCACTTGCTGAACTAATTCATGGATGGTTGCTCAACACAGGATAGACAACTAGCGTCTGATATGCTCCCTCCATTTCAGAATACAAGTCAAATTTCTTAGCTTTAAACACATTTATAAAGCATATGAACGGCTAAAATACCATATATGGATAGTTATATGGTATATATAGACTATCATGAACACCATAGATATCGCGACCTGAAAGAAAGTAGCAATAGAGCAGTGATTTGCATGTTTTTGCGTACAATAACTCATGACTCAAATTGATAATTGTACAACAACCATTATCGGTCGATCTTATTCTGGGTATAGTTTCTCAATTAACTGGTTACTTCCGTTAATCAAAGAGGACTTTAATCTGGTTTTAGTGTTTGTTtcattttttattctttttcttatgGTTTTgtttctccttatttttttccAATCTCCACAGCTAGATGCGCACTATTATAATCTATCTGTCTATTGTTGGGAAAATAGCGCACACACTTATGGTTCTCTGGAACACTGCTGGAAAATAAAGTGTATTTTTTAGCACCACTTGTTGAACTAATTCATTGATCGTTGCTCAACACACAGGACAGACAACTAACATCTGATTCAGAATACATTGTATATTAGTCTTGTGCTAAGTTGCCTTTTGTaaactttgaccaaatttataaaAATATGAACATCTGCAACATGATATATGGATAATTACACGCTATGTATATACTGCCCACGAACACCATATACGTCATGACATAAAAAAAAGTAGCAATAGAGCAGTGTTTTGCAACTTTATGCGTACAATAACCCATGACTCAGATTAATAATCGTACAAACAACCATTATCTGCCGTTCTTATTCTAGTTATGCTTTCTCGATTAATTGGTCACCTCTGCTAATCAAAGAGGGCTTTAAATCTGGTTTCAGTGTTTTTTTTAATTCTTTTCCTTATGGTTTTATTTCATCTTAtgtttttatttttcctttcCTTTTACTTCATTCCTTTTCTGTGTCTTTTTCATTTCCCCTTTATCCTGTTTAGGTCGGTTTTTTTGGACAAATACAGGAACATACCTTTTCTATTACTATTTTCTAAAAAAATCTTGTGCATTTCTTTTAAATATGTGAACAGTTTTTCTAATAACGTAAACATTTTAAAACAATGCATGACCACATTTTTAATTCCACGAACATTTCTAAAATACTATGACAAGTTTTTTAAAAATAACCTGAATATTTATAAAAGCATGTTATTTTTTGCTAATTTTTCTTACTTTAAATTTTTCTGTTTTCACTTTTATGAATCTTTTTTCCTTTTAACTTAGCCTTTTTAATATAAAAATGATATAaataaaaatttaaaaaaatatgGATTATTTTAGAAATTACTTGGACATATTTTAAAAAgcattatttaaaaaaaatataCATACAATAAAAATGTATGAATGATTTTCACTTATGAGAACGGTTTTAAATGTACGATCAGTTTTAAAATTATGTGAATATACTTAAATGCTTGAATACTTTTTAAAAGTACTACCTCTGGACCCAAATACTTGTAGTTGGGGGAACTTGTACTACTTTTCCCCAACTACAAGTATTTCggtacagagggagtacttgACAATTTGAAAAATTATGAAAACCTTTGATTAATTACATAATCGTTGTTGGAAACATCCTGAACACTTTTTATAAATACATGCACATTCTTCATAAATAATATAACATTTTCTTTGATATGTGTAAATAGGTCTCAAAATTTTATTACTAAagtaaaaaaagaaagaaagagaggAACCAAAAGGAGAATAGGTAAACAAGCATTGCATTTTTATTGCTATCTGGACCCATGCCATGTGAGGCATTGTGGGCTAGTGCTCCTTCTCATCCGGAGTGAGTGATTTATAGGGTCGCCCACAAGACAGGATGACTCGGGCATTGAACACAGATATTCCATTACATATGGGTAATAATATGATAATAAAGCTATTCATCACCCAAGGTGCAGAATAATTTATTTTGCACCGGACATATTCTTATGTCAATTCATTATAAATTACGTTCGTTATACAAATATTTACGTAGATATAGATTCACTACACAAAAACTGATGAAAGGAAATGAAGATATAAGTCACAAAACCACAAAAAaatgacacacacacacacacacatcttTGTCACCTTATATATTTTCATGCTACGTTTTACGTTTGAAATTTTACATCATGAAAAATAATTTCTTTTACTAATATACATTTTCTTATGTTCTACCGACTTCCGATGTAAGACCTAATTTGTAGAACAAAAAAGGGTTAATTAGATAAATGACACTCCAATTATGAcaattcataaaaatgccactgcaatctccaaactttaaaaaatgccactgcaatttttgcaaactttgaaaaacaccactgcagactttgaaaaatgccactgaaaatggcatgaaatggcatttttcaaagtttggaaattgcagtggcatttctcggaatCGCCAGATTTGGAGTgacatttatcaaattaacccaaaataTATGGTGAAGCGCTGTAATAATAAGGGAGAAGATTAACTATTATTCACCCTGGGTGATATATATACTTCTTTTGTAAAgaaatagtgatctaaacgctcttatatttctttacggaagGAATACTCCCCAAGTTCTAAAAACAACGAGGAGCTGTCGAGTAGGATTTCTTTCTTTTTAAGTATAACATTGCATGATTCAGAACATTTATAGTACAACAACTATGATCACTACCTCTTATGATGGTTAAACTTCCATTATTATGCTACATGGCTGTCTTTCCGCCTCCTCAAGAAAGTATCCTTCCTCCTCCCACTGGCACCACCGTCGATTCTCCCCACCTCCGCTGGTCTTTGGGCCGTGGAGGTGCGGTGCATCTCGGCCGCTCACCGGCGGGAGGGACCTCGTTCACGTTTTTGTTAGGTTCAACGTCTTGGTTGGGCTATGTGGCGGTGGCGATGCTCCTCAATAGGAATAATGGCTCCCATGTCCTATCCCCGTCCCGATGGTGTGAATAGCGTCGTCGGAGGTTGCTGCTCTGGTGCGCTGGTCCtttggggccttagcacgacgacttcctgACTGTCTACCACAACAAGGTTTTCCCGACTTCGATGAGGAGGGGCAATGACGGTGGCACGCTTTCGGCTCGCGACAGTGCTTGTAGTTGTCGTTAGGTGGTTCATAGACTTGGTTGTAATTTTTATTACCTCTTGTGTTCTTTGTACTGCCATGGTTGATGAATAGATTGGAAAATTGGAAATTTTGGTCGCAAAAAATAAACTTTTTGGATTATCTTTTCACTTCTATTAATCGAAGGAGACTTTAATCTGGTTCTGGTGTTAGTTGCTTTTAGGTTCCTTTTTGCTGCTTTTGTTCCCTTTTCATTTTGTTATTCCTATTTTGCTTTATATATATTTTTATTATATCTTCCTTTTCTAATTGTTTTTAATGTAAAATATATTTTGAGAAATACCTGCTTACAATATGTGTGAACAATTTTTAAATTCCATGAAGAATTTGTAGAATCAAATCAAACCTTTTAAAATTTATTGACACATTTTTGTAGAATACACTAACACTATACAATTACATGAACAATTTTAAAAACTGCATAATGTGTTTTAATGTGTGAACATTTTAgtttcatgaacatttttaaaaattaCGAAAACCTTTTTGTAGTTATAGGAACATTATCTAAATATTTGAACACTCTTTAGAAATACATGCATATATCTTAAAAATAAGTGAATATAAAAAATCATTTGCAAATAGTTTATAAAAGATATTACTACAATGAAAAAAATAAGTAAAGGAGAAGAAATAAACCAAATAAATGAAAAAGTATAATTGTAGTTTTTCTGCAACAAAAAAGAGTAGCAATAAAATGGAGTTTGACGTCATTTTAGGGTAGAATAATGCGCAACTCCATTTGTTTTTCTTTTAGAGAACGTCGGTCTTTATTGATCAAGCAACAAATTTACAAAGAGTCTCCTGGATGCAATCCGGAGTAGAAAGAAAAGTACATGGACTAGTAGAGCTCAAATTAGATCTAGCTAAGACATGAGCTAAAACATTGTACTGCCGACGAACATGCTGGAAAGTTGCAGAAGAAAGACCATTTGCCATCACTTTGACGTCCATGAGAATAGAACCCACCACCGAGCGGTCACTAGAAGAAGATTTCAAGCGCTGCACCATCGAGAGGCAATCTGTGTTGAAGATAACATCATCAAATCCCTCATCACATGCAAAACGAACCGCTCGACGGAGTGCTAAGGCCTCAGCTACCTCTGGAGACATTGCACCCCTCAACGGATCAGAACAGGCACCTACACACAAGCCCTCATGGTTGAGCACCACCACCCCTATTCCGGATttatgttgctccaccgacacaGCCGCATCGAAGAAAGCCACCACTATACCTTGCGACGGCGGAGACCATTGACGATCAGTATACGAGGTCTCACGCCTGGAAGCAAGTACATGCTTGTAGAGGTGTTGGAGGATCAGGTCAATGTAAGCCTTGGCCCTGGTAGCAGTGCGCACCGGCGGAGGCGGCATCGGCTCATTCCTCGCCGCGTTCCGCGCCTCCCAGATACGCCATATGGAGACAGTGATGATCGTCGCTTCCTGATCCGAGCAGCTAGAAAGGAAGTCGAAGAGCTACTACTTGGGAGATGTGAAGGAGGACCGCCGTAGCCTGATGTTGAATGATGCCTTAAGCACATCCCATATAGCACGAGCATGTGGGCAGAATAGCAGAGCATGTTCCACACTCTGATCGCGTAGGAATCTGATGTCGCCGAATCTGATGTGGGCAGAATGGCAGAGCATGTTCCACCACAAAAACAGTAGTCTGTTCGCGTAGGAATCTGATGTCGCCGAAGTTGGTCACCAGAGGGAAGGCAGTCATGAGCTAGATGCCAGAGAACAATCT
Coding sequences within it:
- the LOC125528829 gene encoding protein CASPARIAN STRIP INTEGRITY FACTOR 1, which produces MHRVSNPEMGMPRRSASLFALAFFALLLSTSLAGRQRPSFIVDQEESLGQQGEAQDEAAMAQPVHSRMLKDVTTSDYGTYDPTPSMQKPHFKLIPN